The genomic region CGGCACCACCGTCTCTGCCGCCGGACACCGTGTGGGGAGGCCCGTCCATGGACCGATCGCTCATCGTCGCGAAGGTGGTCCCGACCGCCGAGGCGCAGGTCGCGGCGATCTTCGCCGAGTCCGACGCCACGGAACTGCCGCACCTGGCCGGGGTCCGGCACCGGTCGCTGTACCGGCTGCACGACGTCTACGTGCACCTGCTGGAGACCGAGCTGCCGGGAGAGGGGACGGTCGAGGCGGTACGGGGGCACCCGGAGTTCGCGCGGATCAGCGCGCGGCTGCGGCCGTACATCTCGCCGTACTCGCCGGACTGGCGCTCGCCGCGCGACGCGATGGCGCGCTGCTTCTACCGGTTCGACGCCCCGGCGCCGGTCGGGCGGCGGCCGTGACCGCCACCGCGCCCCGCGAGGAGCAGCTCTGGTCGCGTTGCGCCGGCTGCGCCACCCTGCTGTACCGCAAGCGGCTGCGCCGCAACCTGGACGTCTGCC from Micromonospora sp. WMMD812 harbors:
- a CDS encoding TcmI family type II polyketide cyclase is translated as MDRSLIVAKVVPTAEAQVAAIFAESDATELPHLAGVRHRSLYRLHDVYVHLLETELPGEGTVEAVRGHPEFARISARLRPYISPYSPDWRSPRDAMARCFYRFDAPAPVGRRP